One Streptomyces sp. RPA4-2 genomic window carries:
- a CDS encoding SAM-dependent methyltransferase gives MPGDALSQDPAELRRRIDTTKAHPARVYDVFLGGKDNYPVDRNAAAAALAANPRGYLDVRHNRDFLRRAVTTLTREDGIRQYLDIGTGLPTQENVHQIAQRIEPTSRVVYVDNDPVVLAHARALLTSGPEGVTDYVDADLKQPAQILQEAAKTLDLDQPVALVLVAILHFIEDDEAYPIVRDLVKALPSGSRVVLSHLTEDLNAENVRAVQRTYTERGFTFVLRSKAEVERFFTENGLEPDEPGVVPVHHWRPDGAAPAPEVADPGYLASLDDIEKVRYRDINDVTDADINVYGATAVKR, from the coding sequence ATGCCCGGTGATGCTCTCAGCCAGGACCCCGCCGAGCTGAGAAGGAGGATCGACACCACCAAGGCGCACCCGGCTCGCGTCTACGACGTCTTCCTCGGGGGCAAGGACAACTACCCGGTCGACCGGAACGCTGCCGCCGCGGCGCTCGCGGCCAACCCGCGCGGATACCTCGACGTCCGGCACAACCGGGACTTCCTGCGGCGCGCGGTGACCACGCTGACCCGGGAGGACGGCATCCGCCAGTACCTGGACATAGGTACGGGACTGCCGACGCAGGAGAACGTGCACCAGATCGCCCAGCGGATCGAGCCCACGTCCCGGGTCGTGTACGTCGACAACGACCCGGTGGTCCTCGCCCACGCGCGGGCGCTGCTCACCAGTGGGCCGGAGGGGGTGACCGACTACGTCGACGCGGACCTCAAGCAGCCCGCGCAGATTCTCCAGGAGGCCGCCAAGACCCTCGACCTCGACCAGCCGGTCGCGCTCGTGCTGGTGGCGATCCTGCACTTCATCGAGGACGACGAGGCCTATCCGATCGTCCGTGATCTGGTGAAGGCGCTGCCGTCCGGGAGCCGGGTGGTGCTCAGCCATCTCACCGAGGACCTGAACGCCGAGAACGTCCGGGCGGTGCAGCGGACGTACACCGAGCGCGGGTTCACGTTCGTGCTGCGGTCCAAGGCCGAGGTCGAGCGGTTCTTCACGGAGAACGGGCTCGAACCGGACGAGCCGGGTGTCGTCCCCGTGCACCACTGGCGGCCCGACGGGGCGGCGCCCGCTCCCGAGGTGGCCGATCCGGGGTACCTCGCGAGCCTCGACGACATCGAGAAGGTCCGCTACCGCGACATCAACGACGTCACGGACGCCGACATCAACGTCTACGGGGCGACCGCCGTCAAGCGCTGA
- the lysS gene encoding lysine--tRNA ligase, protein MPIVAQSTETTDWVSRFADEVIAESERRAPGKPVVVASGLSPSGPIHLGNLREVMTPHLVADEIRRRGLTVRHLISWDDYDRYRKVPAGVPGIDESWAEHIGKPLTSVPAPEGSEHPNWAEHFKAAMTDALAELGVEYDPISQTEQYTAGAYREQVLFAMRHRGDIDAVLEQYRTKKAPAKKQQGQKPVDEAELEAAEGSGAAAEDDGSSTSGYFPYKPYCGRCEKDLTTVTAYDDETTELTYTCSACGFSETVRLSEFNRGKLVWKVDWPMRWAREGVVFEPSGVDHSSPGSSFQVGGQIVGIFGGEQPIGPMYAFVGISGMAKMSSSKGGVPTPADALKIMEPQLLRWLYARRRPNQSFKIAFDQEIQRLYDEWDKLAGKVADGSVLPADAAAHARAVGTAAGELPRTPRPMAYRTLASVADITAGAEDQTLRILSELDPENPLGSLDEVRPRLDKAETWINTQVPAEERTVVRAEPDAELLASLDDQGRESLRLLLDGLDKNWSLDGLTHLVYGVPKVQAGFPADATAKELPAEIKVAQRTFFALLYHLLVGRDTGPRLPTLLLAVGQDRVRKLLAA, encoded by the coding sequence GTGCCGATCGTGGCTCAGAGCACCGAGACCACCGACTGGGTCTCCCGTTTCGCGGACGAGGTCATCGCCGAGTCGGAGCGTCGTGCCCCGGGCAAACCGGTCGTCGTCGCGTCCGGACTCTCCCCCTCCGGCCCCATCCACCTCGGCAACCTGCGCGAGGTCATGACCCCGCACCTGGTCGCCGACGAGATCCGCCGCCGCGGACTCACCGTGCGCCACCTGATCTCCTGGGACGACTACGACCGCTACCGCAAGGTCCCGGCGGGCGTCCCCGGCATCGACGAGTCCTGGGCCGAGCACATCGGCAAGCCGCTGACCTCCGTCCCCGCTCCCGAGGGCTCGGAGCACCCGAACTGGGCCGAGCACTTCAAGGCCGCGATGACCGACGCGCTGGCCGAGCTCGGCGTCGAGTACGACCCGATCAGCCAGACCGAGCAGTACACCGCGGGCGCCTACCGCGAGCAGGTCCTGTTCGCGATGAGGCACCGCGGCGACATCGACGCCGTCCTGGAGCAGTACCGCACCAAGAAGGCCCCGGCCAAGAAGCAGCAGGGCCAGAAGCCCGTCGACGAGGCCGAGCTCGAAGCCGCCGAGGGCTCCGGCGCCGCCGCCGAGGACGACGGCAGCTCCACCTCCGGGTACTTCCCGTACAAGCCCTACTGCGGCCGGTGCGAGAAGGACCTCACCACCGTCACGGCCTACGACGACGAGACGACCGAGCTGACGTACACCTGCTCGGCCTGCGGTTTCTCCGAGACCGTCCGGCTCAGCGAGTTCAACCGCGGCAAGCTGGTCTGGAAGGTCGACTGGCCGATGCGCTGGGCCCGCGAGGGTGTGGTCTTCGAGCCGAGCGGCGTCGACCACTCGTCCCCGGGGTCCTCCTTCCAGGTCGGCGGCCAGATCGTCGGGATCTTCGGCGGCGAGCAGCCGATCGGACCGATGTACGCCTTCGTCGGCATCAGCGGCATGGCCAAGATGTCCAGCAGCAAGGGCGGGGTCCCCACCCCGGCCGACGCGCTGAAGATCATGGAGCCGCAGCTGCTGCGCTGGCTGTACGCCCGCCGCCGCCCCAACCAGTCGTTCAAGATCGCCTTCGACCAGGAGATCCAGCGGCTCTACGACGAGTGGGACAAGCTCGCGGGCAAGGTCGCCGACGGCTCCGTGCTGCCCGCCGACGCCGCCGCCCACGCCCGCGCCGTCGGCACGGCCGCCGGTGAACTGCCCAGGACTCCCCGCCCGATGGCGTACCGCACCCTCGCCTCCGTCGCCGACATCACCGCCGGCGCCGAGGACCAGACCCTGCGCATCCTGAGCGAGCTCGACCCGGAGAACCCGCTCGGCTCGCTCGACGAGGTCCGGCCCCGGCTCGACAAGGCCGAGACCTGGATCAACACCCAGGTCCCGGCGGAGGAGCGCACCGTCGTGCGCGCCGAGCCCGACGCCGAACTGCTCGCGTCCCTCGACGACCAGGGACGCGAGTCGCTGCGGCTGCTCCTGGACGGCCTGGACAAGAACTGGTCCCTGGACGGCCTGACCCATCTCGTCTACGGCGTCCCCAAGGTCCAGGCCGGCTTCCCGGCCGACGCCACCGCCAAGGAGCTCCCGGCGGAGATCAAGGTCGCCCAGCGCACGTTCTTCGCGCTGCTCTACCACCTGCTCGTCGGCCGCGACACCGGCCCGCGCCTGCCCACGCTGCTCCTCGCGGTCGGCCAGGACCGGGTCCGCAAGCTGCTCGCCGCGTAG
- the argS gene encoding arginine--tRNA ligase, protein MASVTSLTASVHQRLADALTAALPEAGSADPLLRRSDRADFQANGILALAKKAKANPRELATQVVARVESGEVIKDIEVSGPGFLNITITDRAITENLAARYADGERLGVPLVEHPGTTVIDYAQPNVAKEMHVGHLRSAVIGDAVVQILEFVGESVVRRHHIGDWGTQFGMLIQYLIEHPHELDHQGGEVSGEEAMSNLNRLYKAARTLFDSDEEFKTRARRRVVDLQAGEPETLAMWQKFVDESKIYFYSVFEKLDMEIRDPDVVGESGYNDMLDETCRLLEESGVAVRSEGALCVFFDDIKGPEGNPVPLIVRKSDGGYGYAATDLSAIRDRVFRLKASTLLYVVDARQSLHFKMVFETARRAGWLNDDVKAHQLAFGTVLGKDGKPFKTREGETIRLVDLLDEAIERATTVVREKAEKVGLSEQEIVENGRYVGIGAVKYADLSTSAVRDYKFDLDQMVSLNGDTSVYLQYAYARIRSIFGKAGDRTALAHPELELAPAERELGLHLDRFAETLEEVAAEYAPHKLAAYLYQLASLYTTFYDQCPVIKPAPAQEVAENRLFLCDLTARTLHQGMALLGIRTPERL, encoded by the coding sequence ATGGCCTCGGTCACGTCCCTCACCGCTTCCGTCCACCAGCGCCTCGCGGACGCCCTCACGGCAGCCCTGCCGGAGGCCGGTTCCGCGGACCCGCTGCTGCGACGAAGCGACCGGGCCGACTTCCAGGCCAACGGGATCCTGGCGCTCGCGAAGAAGGCGAAGGCGAACCCGAGAGAGCTGGCGACGCAGGTCGTGGCGCGGGTCGAGTCGGGTGAGGTGATCAAGGACATCGAGGTCTCCGGACCCGGCTTCCTGAACATCACGATCACCGACCGGGCGATCACCGAGAACCTGGCGGCGCGGTACGCGGACGGCGAGCGCCTCGGCGTGCCGCTCGTGGAGCACCCGGGCACGACGGTGATCGACTACGCGCAGCCGAACGTGGCGAAGGAGATGCACGTAGGTCACCTCCGCTCGGCCGTGATCGGTGACGCGGTGGTCCAGATCCTGGAGTTCGTGGGCGAGTCCGTCGTACGGCGTCACCACATCGGCGACTGGGGCACCCAGTTCGGCATGCTCATCCAGTACCTGATCGAGCACCCGCACGAGCTGGACCACCAGGGCGGCGAGGTCTCCGGCGAGGAGGCCATGTCGAACCTGAACCGGCTCTACAAGGCGGCGCGGACGCTCTTCGACTCCGACGAGGAGTTCAAGACGCGGGCGCGGCGCCGGGTGGTGGACCTCCAGGCGGGCGAGCCCGAGACGCTGGCCATGTGGCAGAAGTTCGTGGACGAGTCGAAGATCTACTTCTACTCGGTCTTCGAGAAGCTGGACATGGAGATCCGCGACCCGGACGTGGTCGGCGAGTCCGGTTACAACGACATGCTGGACGAGACCTGCCGTCTCCTGGAGGAGTCCGGCGTCGCGGTCCGCTCGGAGGGCGCCCTGTGCGTCTTCTTCGACGACATCAAGGGCCCCGAGGGCAACCCGGTGCCGCTGATCGTGCGGAAGTCGGACGGCGGCTACGGCTACGCGGCGACCGACCTGTCCGCGATCCGCGACCGTGTCTTCCGGCTCAAGGCGTCGACGCTCCTGTACGTCGTGGACGCCCGCCAGTCCCTGCACTTCAAGATGGTCTTCGAGACCGCGCGCAGGGCGGGCTGGCTGAACGACGACGTGAAGGCGCACCAGCTCGCCTTCGGCACGGTGCTGGGCAAGGACGGCAAGCCGTTCAAGACCCGTGAGGGCGAGACGATCCGGCTGGTGGACCTGCTGGACGAGGCGATCGAGCGGGCGACGACCGTGGTCCGCGAGAAGGCCGAGAAGGTGGGCCTGAGCGAGCAGGAGATCGTGGAGAACGGCCGGTACGTCGGTATCGGCGCCGTGAAGTACGCGGACCTCTCCACCTCCGCCGTCCGGGACTACAAGTTCGACCTGGACCAGATGGTCTCGCTGAACGGCGACACGTCGGTGTACCTCCAGTACGCGTACGCCCGTATCCGGTCGATCTTCGGCAAGGCCGGTGACCGTACGGCGCTGGCGCACCCGGAGCTCGAACTGGCCCCGGCGGAGCGGGAACTGGGCCTGCACCTGGACCGGTTCGCGGAGACGCTGGAGGAGGTCGCCGCGGAGTACGCGCCGCACAAGCTGGCGGCGTACCTGTACCAGCTGGCGTCGCTCTACACGACGTTCTACGACCAGTGCCCGGTGATCAAGCCGGCGCCGGCCCAGGAGGTGGCGGAGAACCGGCTGTTCCTCTGCGACCTGACGGCCCGGACCCTCCACCAGGGCATGGCCCTGCTGGGCATCCGGACGCCCGAGCGGCTCTGA
- a CDS encoding DUF2637 domain-containing protein, whose amino-acid sequence MHRILIGLVVAGALVIAGIGFAGSYAAVRELALKKGFGNFAYVFPIGIDAGICVLLALDLLLTWIRIPFPLLRQTAWLLTVATIAFNGAAAWPDPLGVGMHAVIPVLFVVSVEAARHAIGRIADITADKHMEGVRLTRWMLSPLPTFLLWRRMKLWELRSYEQVIKLEQERLVYQARLRSRFGRAWRRKAPVESLMPLRLARYGVPLAETAPSGLAAAGIEPALPPAPQLEVARGPEPTASAVPGNAAPVREQLAAAEADEPPGQPEDYAEPQSQWLQARDPQSVAYQGGYDPTYDPDVAYRQWYEEQQQAEQFEEQQQFRARQQFEEQQRFEQQTFPQQTFPRQRFEEQRFEEQPAPEPSPEDTGTFPIPSGPGRTRELGAGGGSEPTEEDYYLVFKKSIDGSYPTSGQFRGDVEATYGTTLPQREADRMVNRFTNRHTAELQEDHIA is encoded by the coding sequence ATGCACCGGATTCTCATCGGCCTGGTCGTCGCCGGTGCGCTCGTCATCGCGGGAATCGGCTTCGCGGGTTCGTACGCGGCCGTGCGCGAACTTGCCCTCAAGAAGGGCTTCGGGAACTTCGCGTACGTCTTCCCGATCGGCATCGACGCGGGCATCTGCGTCCTGCTGGCACTGGACCTCCTCCTCACCTGGATCAGGATCCCCTTCCCGCTGCTGCGCCAGACGGCGTGGCTGCTGACGGTCGCCACGATCGCGTTCAACGGCGCCGCGGCCTGGCCGGACCCGCTGGGCGTCGGCATGCACGCCGTGATCCCGGTCCTGTTCGTGGTCTCCGTCGAGGCGGCCCGGCACGCGATCGGCCGGATCGCCGACATCACCGCCGACAAGCACATGGAGGGCGTCCGCCTCACCCGCTGGATGCTCTCCCCGCTCCCCACCTTCCTCCTGTGGCGCCGGATGAAGCTGTGGGAACTGCGCTCCTACGAGCAGGTCATCAAGCTGGAGCAGGAGCGGCTGGTCTACCAGGCCCGGCTGCGCTCCCGCTTCGGCCGCGCCTGGCGCCGCAAGGCCCCGGTGGAGTCCCTGATGCCGCTGCGCCTCGCGCGCTACGGCGTCCCGCTCGCCGAAACCGCCCCCTCGGGCCTGGCCGCGGCCGGCATCGAGCCCGCGCTGCCCCCCGCGCCGCAGTTGGAGGTGGCGCGCGGGCCGGAACCGACGGCGTCCGCCGTACCGGGCAACGCGGCGCCTGTCCGGGAACAGCTCGCCGCCGCCGAGGCGGACGAGCCTCCCGGGCAGCCGGAGGACTACGCCGAGCCGCAGAGTCAGTGGCTTCAGGCGCGGGACCCCCAGTCCGTCGCGTATCAGGGCGGCTACGACCCGACGTACGACCCGGATGTCGCGTACCGGCAGTGGTACGAGGAGCAGCAGCAGGCCGAGCAGTTCGAGGAGCAGCAACAGTTCCGGGCCCGGCAGCAGTTCGAGGAACAGCAGCGGTTCGAGCAGCAGACGTTCCCGCAGCAGACGTTCCCGCGGCAGCGGTTCGAGGAGCAGCGGTTCGAGGAACAGCCCGCCCCGGAGCCCTCTCCGGAGGACACCGGCACCTTCCCGATCCCGTCCGGCCCGGGGCGTACCCGTGAGCTGGGTGCGGGCGGGGGTTCGGAGCCGACCGAGGAGGACTACTACCTGGTCTTCAAGAAGTCGATAGACGGCAGCTATCCGACCTCGGGCCAGTTCAGGGGCGACGTGGAGGCGACCTACGGCACCACGCTCCCGCAGCGCGAGGCCGACCGCATGGTCAACCGCTTCACCAACCGCCACACGGCGGAACTCCAGGAGGACCACATCGCGTAG
- a CDS encoding helix-turn-helix domain-containing protein, with protein sequence MAGDEFAGLLRELKERSGLSYGALAKRLHVSTSTLHRYVNGDAVPTDYAPVERLARACRATPEELVDLHRRWVLADALRGQKGAVAGALPDVVAGAGPGFVPETGQEAGPEAGQEAGLEAGPEAGQEAVAQAPVRRSRRAVALAAAGAVVLAAVASTALVVRLGSGTSDDDTKGHAVALGIPPGARLRADSTPTGARQGSASPSASRDGGPTASSSSIGGAVDPVDQDASTGKGAGEDGATAPTVVADPYKWDGPCSQHYLVNRKAEQVPPPPNEADARGWVGALGGVAGGQQMLALTVQGTGRATVVLRGLHVRVLEKNAPLAWNDYAMGVGCGGGVETKSFAVDLDAGRPVTAPKAGQRDFPYKVSESDPEVFYVFADAQAHDVSWYLELDWSSGSKSGTVRVDDHGKPFRTSGSLGRPAYDYPLGGSEWQTAAPAG encoded by the coding sequence GTGGCCGGGGACGAGTTCGCGGGATTGCTTCGGGAGTTGAAGGAGCGGTCCGGGCTCAGTTACGGGGCGCTCGCGAAGCGGCTGCACGTGAGTACGTCCACGCTGCACCGGTACGTGAACGGGGACGCCGTACCGACGGACTACGCGCCGGTGGAGCGGCTCGCGCGGGCGTGCCGGGCGACGCCGGAGGAGCTGGTGGATCTGCACCGGCGGTGGGTTCTCGCGGACGCGCTGCGGGGGCAGAAGGGCGCGGTCGCGGGGGCCCTGCCGGACGTCGTCGCGGGTGCCGGGCCGGGTTTCGTGCCGGAGACCGGTCAGGAGGCTGGTCCGGAGGCGGGCCAGGAGGCCGGGCTGGAGGCTGGTCCGGAGGCGGGCCAGGAGGCCGTCGCTCAGGCGCCGGTGCGGCGGAGTCGACGGGCCGTGGCGCTCGCCGCCGCCGGTGCCGTCGTGCTGGCCGCCGTCGCCTCCACCGCGCTCGTCGTGCGCCTCGGGTCCGGCACGAGCGACGACGACACCAAGGGGCATGCCGTGGCCCTCGGCATACCGCCCGGCGCGCGCCTGCGTGCCGACAGCACCCCGACCGGCGCGCGTCAGGGGTCGGCGTCGCCGTCCGCCTCGCGCGACGGCGGACCCACGGCGTCCTCCTCGTCGATCGGCGGGGCGGTGGACCCGGTGGACCAGGACGCCTCAACCGGGAAGGGCGCCGGCGAGGACGGCGCCACCGCGCCGACCGTCGTCGCCGACCCGTACAAGTGGGACGGCCCGTGCAGTCAGCACTATCTGGTGAACCGGAAGGCCGAGCAGGTGCCGCCGCCGCCCAACGAGGCGGACGCGCGGGGGTGGGTCGGCGCGCTCGGCGGGGTCGCCGGCGGGCAGCAGATGCTCGCGCTGACCGTGCAGGGCACCGGGAGGGCCACCGTCGTCCTGCGGGGTCTGCATGTGCGGGTGCTGGAGAAGAACGCGCCGCTCGCCTGGAACGACTACGCGATGGGCGTCGGCTGCGGTGGCGGTGTGGAGACCAAGTCGTTCGCCGTGGACCTCGACGCGGGGCGGCCCGTGACCGCGCCCAAGGCCGGACAGCGGGACTTCCCCTACAAGGTCAGTGAGTCCGACCCCGAGGTGTTCTACGTCTTCGCGGACGCCCAGGCGCACGACGTGAGCTGGTACCTGGAGCTGGACTGGTCCAGCGGGTCGAAGAGCGGCACGGTGCGGGTCGACGACCACGGGAAGCCGTTCCGGACGAGCGGGAGCCTCGGACGTCCCGCGTACGACTATCCGCTGGGCGGAAGCGAGTGGCAGACGGCGGCTCCCGCCGGGTAG
- a CDS encoding DUF4253 domain-containing protein — MATLPNPLPKLAADPSGHTLGLELPAGRLIDAGGTSHALEAVGENDGPSREPLLWHAGGPAAPGGWAALEPARRTSGLLPLVIDVGGAQGAPEDWELMPGEVSYPGDHDAEDVLAEFWDEYAAEELGADEDYPGRQAVVEVFGERPTYDEKVAPFGPAWPGLAPATEQETDPDTRAAEIADSLTDSGSWLKEPRLALVPARRSADVPAAIGWSGPLNHEGDVARLCAVLRSWEDRFGIRVVALTFDRLVLSVAAPPRTRDEAEAVAAEHFAFCPDNITQGHHETLRAYAEHEVLGRRVWSFWWD; from the coding sequence ATGGCGACACTTCCTAACCCGCTGCCGAAGCTGGCGGCCGACCCGAGCGGCCACACGCTCGGGCTTGAACTCCCGGCCGGGAGACTGATCGACGCTGGGGGTACCTCCCACGCCCTTGAGGCAGTGGGGGAGAACGACGGCCCGTCGCGCGAGCCGCTGCTGTGGCACGCCGGCGGACCGGCGGCCCCCGGCGGCTGGGCGGCGCTGGAGCCCGCGCGGCGGACGTCCGGGCTGCTCCCCCTCGTCATCGACGTGGGTGGTGCTCAGGGCGCCCCGGAGGACTGGGAGTTGATGCCGGGCGAGGTGTCGTACCCCGGGGACCACGACGCCGAGGACGTACTCGCGGAGTTCTGGGACGAGTACGCGGCGGAGGAACTCGGCGCGGACGAGGACTACCCCGGCAGGCAGGCCGTCGTCGAGGTCTTCGGCGAGCGGCCGACGTACGACGAGAAGGTCGCGCCGTTCGGCCCCGCCTGGCCCGGTCTCGCGCCCGCCACGGAACAGGAGACCGACCCCGACACCCGTGCCGCCGAGATCGCCGACTCCCTCACGGACAGCGGCTCGTGGCTCAAGGAGCCGCGCCTCGCGCTGGTCCCGGCCCGCCGCAGCGCGGACGTCCCGGCGGCGATCGGCTGGTCCGGCCCGCTGAACCACGAGGGTGACGTGGCCCGCCTGTGCGCGGTGCTGCGCTCCTGGGAGGACCGCTTCGGCATACGGGTCGTGGCCCTCACCTTCGACCGGCTGGTGCTGTCGGTGGCGGCGCCGCCCCGGACCCGGGACGAGGCCGAGGCGGTGGCGGCCGAGCACTTCGCGTTCTGCCCGGACAACATCACCCAGGGCCACCACGAGACGCTGCGCGCGTACGCGGAGCACGAGGTGCTCGGCCGGCGGGTGTGGTCCTTCTGGTGGGACTGA
- the hemB gene encoding porphobilinogen synthase, with protein MTKYGSFPGTRPRRLRTTPVMRRMVAETRLHPADFILPAFVREGVSEPVPIGAMPGVVQHTRDSLKKAALEAVEAGISGIMLFGVPEDSKKDAVGTPGTDPDGILQLALRDVRAEVGDELLVMSDLCLDETIDHGHCGVLDAEGRVDNDATLERYAEMAQVQADAGAHVVGPSGMMDGQIGVIRDALDQIGREDVAILAYTAKYSSAFYGPFREAVGSSLKGDRKTYQQDPANLRESMRELALDLEEGADMVMVKPAGPYLDVLARVADAVDVPVAAYQISGEYSMIEAAAEKGWIDRDKAILETLTGIKRAGARNILTYWATEVARTLR; from the coding sequence ATGACGAAGTACGGATCCTTCCCCGGTACGCGGCCGCGGCGGCTGCGTACGACGCCGGTGATGCGGCGCATGGTCGCCGAGACCCGGCTGCACCCCGCCGACTTCATCCTCCCCGCGTTCGTGCGGGAGGGCGTGAGCGAGCCGGTGCCGATCGGGGCGATGCCCGGTGTCGTGCAGCACACCCGGGACAGCCTGAAGAAGGCGGCCCTGGAGGCGGTGGAGGCCGGAATCTCGGGGATCATGCTCTTCGGGGTGCCGGAGGACTCGAAGAAGGACGCCGTGGGGACGCCCGGCACCGATCCGGACGGGATCCTGCAGCTCGCCCTCCGTGATGTGCGCGCCGAGGTCGGGGACGAACTCCTCGTCATGTCCGACCTGTGTCTGGACGAGACCATCGACCACGGGCACTGCGGAGTCCTCGACGCGGAAGGGCGCGTGGACAACGACGCGACCCTGGAGCGCTACGCCGAGATGGCCCAGGTCCAGGCCGACGCCGGGGCCCATGTGGTGGGCCCCAGCGGGATGATGGACGGGCAGATCGGCGTCATCCGGGACGCCCTGGACCAGATCGGCCGCGAGGACGTCGCCATCCTCGCCTACACCGCCAAGTACTCCTCGGCCTTCTACGGGCCCTTCCGGGAGGCCGTCGGCTCCTCGCTCAAGGGCGACCGCAAGACGTACCAGCAGGATCCCGCGAACCTCCGGGAGTCCATGCGGGAGCTCGCCCTCGACCTGGAGGAGGGCGCCGACATGGTGATGGTGAAGCCGGCCGGACCCTACCTGGACGTTCTCGCGCGGGTCGCCGACGCGGTGGACGTGCCCGTGGCCGCGTACCAGATCTCCGGCGAGTACTCGATGATCGAGGCGGCGGCGGAGAAGGGCTGGATCGACCGGGACAAGGCGATCCTGGAGACGCTGACCGGCATCAAGCGGGCCGGGGCGCGGAACATCCTCACCTACTGGGCGACCGAGGTCGCCCGGACGCTGCGCTAG
- a CDS encoding DUF4232 domain-containing protein encodes MSARTVRTRLLAASTVALAALALTACDNGKGVRDEGPSAASQSSAQPGGSTTAKPAADSGASTGGSAATPTKGSTKGSANGSSGKTGGGKATGGGTGTGGTGGTRNAACNGANTRTTATEVSRPLNHLLLTVTNTGSKNCDLTGYPIARFGEAQSVPPVAEQTHPQAVVTLAPGESGYAGVLLSAGDGSGGNGYTAKTLVVGFAKGATSTPALPAKGVYVDDKLTVTYWQQSLDDALSY; translated from the coding sequence ATGTCCGCACGCACCGTCCGTACCCGTCTGCTCGCCGCCTCGACGGTCGCGCTCGCCGCGCTCGCCCTCACGGCGTGCGACAACGGAAAGGGCGTACGGGACGAGGGCCCGTCCGCCGCGTCACAGTCCTCGGCTCAGCCGGGCGGTTCGACGACGGCGAAGCCGGCGGCCGACAGCGGCGCCTCGACGGGAGGCTCGGCCGCCACCCCGACGAAGGGCTCCACGAAGGGCTCCGCGAACGGTTCCTCCGGCAAGACGGGCGGCGGCAAGGCCACGGGAGGCGGCACCGGCACGGGCGGCACGGGCGGCACCCGGAACGCCGCCTGCAACGGCGCCAACACCCGGACCACCGCGACCGAGGTGTCCCGCCCCCTCAACCACCTGCTCCTCACCGTCACCAACACCGGCTCGAAGAACTGCGACCTGACCGGCTACCCGATCGCCCGCTTCGGCGAGGCCCAGTCGGTCCCCCCGGTCGCCGAGCAGACCCACCCGCAGGCGGTCGTCACCCTCGCCCCGGGCGAGTCCGGCTACGCGGGCGTCCTCCTGTCGGCCGGCGACGGCAGCGGCGGCAACGGCTACACGGCGAAGACCCTGGTGGTCGGCTTCGCGAAGGGCGCCACCTCGACCCCGGCCCTCCCCGCGAAGGGCGTGTACGTCGACGACAAGCTCACGGTGACGTACTGGCAGCAGAGCCTGGACGACGCGCTGTCCTACTGA
- a CDS encoding DUF3558 family protein, with protein sequence MHRPAQRVGRAPRLTRILVSAAAVPVMLVAAGCSSDSGSDSGSGSGSGDAKPSTGTSAAGSPDATANAVKEAAYATLPKPCSVLSKKTLDELVPKGLKSAKAGQSNDAATRGNCSWNSLDNKGVKGSQFRWLNVSLLRFDSDAARGEGNQLAQTYYEKQVKDAQTVTGAKGSGSAPVSGAGDASTAVHYDLKKKEGTFKQQTVVTRVENVVITLDYNGAGLAGDKAPGADDLTKAAEKAAKEVVAAVATANRDGSRSGGAPDRSGAPSKSTSPSASASKSAKPSKSPSPSKSASKSASPSKSAAAKS encoded by the coding sequence ATGCACCGACCAGCACAGCGAGTAGGCCGAGCCCCGCGACTCACCCGCATCCTCGTCAGCGCAGCCGCCGTCCCGGTGATGCTCGTCGCCGCCGGCTGTTCCTCGGACTCCGGCTCGGACTCGGGCTCCGGTTCCGGTTCCGGAGACGCGAAGCCGAGTACCGGCACGAGTGCGGCGGGATCACCGGACGCCACCGCGAACGCCGTCAAGGAGGCCGCGTACGCGACGCTGCCGAAACCCTGCTCGGTGCTCTCGAAGAAGACGCTGGACGAGCTCGTCCCGAAGGGGCTGAAGTCGGCCAAGGCAGGCCAGTCGAACGACGCCGCGACCCGCGGCAACTGCTCCTGGAACAGCCTCGACAACAAGGGCGTCAAGGGCTCGCAGTTCCGCTGGCTGAACGTCTCCCTGCTGCGCTTCGACTCGGACGCGGCCCGCGGCGAGGGCAATCAGCTCGCGCAGACCTACTACGAGAAGCAGGTCAAGGACGCGCAGACGGTGACCGGCGCGAAGGGCTCCGGCTCGGCGCCGGTGTCCGGGGCCGGCGACGCGTCGACGGCGGTGCACTACGACCTGAAGAAGAAGGAAGGCACCTTCAAGCAGCAGACGGTCGTGACGCGCGTCGAGAACGTCGTCATCACGCTCGACTACAACGGCGCCGGTCTGGCCGGCGACAAGGCGCCCGGCGCGGACGACCTGACGAAGGCCGCCGAGAAGGCGGCCAAGGAGGTGGTGGCCGCGGTGGCCACCGCGAACCGGGACGGCAGCAGGTCCGGCGGTGCGCCGGACCGGTCCGGCGCACCCTCGAAGTCGACGTCCCCGTCCGCTTCCGCCTCGAAGTCCGCGAAGCCGTCGAAGTCCCCGAGCCCTTCGAAGTCGGCCTCCAAGAGCGCTTCCCCTTCCAAGTCCGCGGCCGCGAAGAGCTGA